The sequence CTTTGCCCAAGAGTAGGAGGGTGCTGCTGAAGCTGGTCAAGGGCGGCGGCTTTAAAACGTTTTGAGGTCTGTAATTAACTTGTTGGGAGTTCCATCTCAGGACTTCCTTAAAACGAAAGAGTGGGGTATATATGCAGGATAGAAAAGTCCTCGTCACTGGCGCCGCCGGCTTCATCGGGGCGTTTCTGGTGAAGCGGCTGCTCGAAACCACCGACGACGCGATCATCGGTCTGGACAACGTGAACAGCTACTACGACCCTGGCATCAAGGAGGCTCGCCTGCGAATGCTGGCGGAGGTGGACAAGGCGGGGCGTTTCGCCTTCGTGCGCGGCGACCTGTGCGATGCCGCGTTGATAGAGCGCCTGTTCGCTGAGAACGGCTTCGACGTTGTGGTGAACTTGGCCGCCCAGGCCGGTGTGCGATACTCCATCGAGAACCCCAAGGCCTACATAGACAGCAACCTGGTAGGGTTCTTCAATATATTGGAGGCTTGCAGGCGCCACCCGGTGAAGCATCTTGTCTACGCGAGCTCTTCCTCCGTCTACGGCGGCAACGAGAAAGTGCCTTTCTCGGAGGACGACCGTGTAGACTCTCCGGTGAGCCTGTACGCCGCCACAAAGAAGTCCAACGAGCTAATGGCCGCGGCCTACTCCAAGCTTTACTCCATCCCAGCCACGGGCCTGCGCTTCTTTACGGTGTATGGGCCCATGGGAAGGCCCGACATGGCATACTTCGGCTTCACCGAGAAGTTGCGTCGTGGCGATACGATTAAGATTTTCAACATGGGCGATTGTAAGCGCGACTTTACGTACGTGGACGATATTGTGGAGGGCGTGCGCAGGGTCATGGACGGCGCTCCTGAGGTCAAGATCGGTGTTGATGGTTTGCCAATGGCCGCTCATCGCGTGTATAACATCGGCAATTCGAATCCCGAGAACTTGCTGATCTTCGTTGATACGCTGCAGCGTGTGCTGGTTGAGGAGGGCGTGCTCCCCGCCGATTACGATTTCGAGGCGCATAAGCAGCTCGTTCCTATGCAGCCTGGTGACGTGCCTGTAACCTATGCGGATACTGGCGCCTTGGAGCGCGATTTTGGTTACAAACCCGCAACGCCGCTCGAGGACGGTCTTCGTGAATTCGCGAAGTGGTATCGCGAGTTCTACG is a genomic window of Collinsella aerofaciens containing:
- a CDS encoding NAD-dependent epimerase/dehydratase family protein, which produces MQDRKVLVTGAAGFIGAFLVKRLLETTDDAIIGLDNVNSYYDPGIKEARLRMLAEVDKAGRFAFVRGDLCDAALIERLFAENGFDVVVNLAAQAGVRYSIENPKAYIDSNLVGFFNILEACRRHPVKHLVYASSSSVYGGNEKVPFSEDDRVDSPVSLYAATKKSNELMAAAYSKLYSIPATGLRFFTVYGPMGRPDMAYFGFTEKLRRGDTIKIFNMGDCKRDFTYVDDIVEGVRRVMDGAPEVKIGVDGLPMAAHRVYNIGNSNPENLLIFVDTLQRVLVEEGVLPADYDFEAHKQLVPMQPGDVPVTYADTGALERDFGYKPATPLEDGLREFAKWYREFYGN